A window of the Cystobacter fuscus genome harbors these coding sequences:
- a CDS encoding aspartate-semialdehyde dehydrogenase, whose product MNENLRIAVVGATGVVGREVVSTLFDREVSAEQLTLLASERSAGEELDYGEETLEVEKVSAESFRGMGLVLLATPAEASRSLAHQAQAAGAWVVDVSSAFRADGAVPLVLPGFNSELLEANFKGRLVALPSAVTTALACILEPLRQAFGVAQVQVTAMMGASSAGNAGVRELEQQTAALLSGRDPEAHTFPQRVGFNLVPQVRPFLANSPWTEEEAGWTLECARLFAPRGEVPVVAGTAVQVPTFHGHGLSLQVRLKKPAPVEQARAALKGSPALKVLDSPGEKIYPMPSLVTADPTVHVGRLRSFPQAPEWLTLFATVDNAGRGAALNLVEAGLRLATRPS is encoded by the coding sequence ATGAACGAGAACCTGCGAATCGCCGTGGTGGGCGCCACGGGCGTGGTGGGCCGGGAGGTGGTCTCCACGCTCTTCGACCGGGAGGTATCCGCCGAGCAGCTCACCCTGCTGGCCTCGGAGCGCTCCGCGGGCGAGGAGCTGGACTACGGCGAGGAGACGCTCGAGGTGGAGAAGGTCTCGGCCGAGTCCTTCCGGGGAATGGGGCTGGTGCTCCTGGCCACTCCGGCGGAGGCCTCGCGCTCGCTCGCGCACCAGGCGCAGGCGGCGGGGGCGTGGGTGGTGGACGTGAGCTCCGCCTTCCGGGCCGACGGCGCCGTGCCGCTGGTGCTCCCCGGCTTCAACTCCGAGCTGCTGGAGGCGAACTTCAAGGGTCGCCTGGTGGCGTTGCCCTCGGCGGTGACGACCGCGCTGGCGTGCATCCTCGAGCCGCTGCGTCAGGCGTTCGGCGTGGCCCAGGTGCAGGTGACGGCGATGATGGGGGCGTCCTCGGCGGGCAACGCGGGCGTGCGCGAGCTGGAGCAGCAGACGGCGGCGCTCCTGTCCGGGCGAGACCCCGAGGCGCACACCTTCCCCCAGCGCGTGGGCTTCAACCTGGTGCCCCAGGTGCGCCCCTTCCTCGCCAACTCGCCGTGGACGGAGGAGGAGGCGGGCTGGACGCTGGAGTGCGCGCGCCTCTTCGCGCCCCGGGGCGAGGTGCCCGTGGTGGCCGGCACCGCCGTGCAGGTGCCCACCTTCCACGGCCATGGCCTCAGCCTCCAGGTGCGCTTGAAGAAGCCCGCGCCGGTGGAGCAGGCCCGCGCCGCGCTCAAGGGCTCGCCCGCCCTCAAGGTGCTCGACTCCCCCGGGGAGAAGATCTACCCCATGCCCAGCCTCGTCACCGCGGACCCCACCGTCCATGTGGGCCGCCTGCGCTCCTTCCCCCAGGCCCCCGAGTGGCTCACCCTCTTCGCCACCGTGGACAACGCCGGCCGGGGCGCCGCCCTCAACCTCGTGGAGGCCGGTCTGCGGCTCGCCACGCGCCCCTCCTGA
- the pip gene encoding prolyl aminopeptidase → MAPPALRSLYPPIEPYNTGRLRVSTLHEIYFEESGNPKGKPVIFVHGGPGGGSDPKQRRFFDPSAYRIVLFDQRGCGRSTPHACVEENTTWHLVEDMEALRRHLGIERWLVFGGSWGSTLALAYSQKHPERVTELVLRGIFLLREQEIRWFYQHGAHTFFPDAWEDFLAPIPPEERGDLVQAYHRRLMGEDARVRQEAARAWSVWEARTSNLVPNPDLIALFGQDAYSLAFARIECHYFVHRAFLRDDTQLLDDVPRIRHIPAVIVQGRYDIPCPIESAWALHKAWPEAELKIIPDAGHSAYEPGTTHALVEATDRFRV, encoded by the coding sequence ATGGCCCCCCCCGCGCTTCGTTCCCTCTACCCGCCCATCGAGCCCTACAACACCGGCCGTCTGCGCGTGTCCACCCTCCATGAGATCTACTTCGAGGAGAGCGGCAACCCGAAGGGCAAGCCGGTGATCTTCGTCCACGGTGGGCCGGGCGGGGGCTCGGATCCCAAACAGCGGCGCTTCTTCGATCCCTCGGCGTACCGCATCGTCCTCTTCGACCAGCGCGGCTGCGGCAGGAGCACGCCCCACGCGTGCGTGGAGGAGAACACCACCTGGCACCTCGTGGAGGACATGGAGGCGCTGCGCCGCCACCTGGGCATCGAGCGGTGGCTCGTCTTCGGGGGCTCGTGGGGGAGCACGCTCGCGCTGGCCTATTCCCAGAAGCACCCGGAGCGCGTCACGGAGCTGGTGCTACGCGGCATCTTCCTCTTGCGCGAGCAGGAGATCCGCTGGTTCTACCAGCACGGCGCGCACACCTTCTTCCCGGATGCGTGGGAGGACTTCCTCGCGCCCATCCCACCCGAGGAGCGTGGAGACCTGGTCCAGGCCTACCACCGGCGATTGATGGGAGAGGATGCCCGGGTGCGCCAGGAAGCGGCTCGGGCCTGGAGCGTCTGGGAGGCCCGGACCAGCAACCTCGTGCCCAACCCGGATCTCATCGCGCTCTTCGGCCAGGACGCGTACTCGCTCGCCTTCGCGCGCATCGAGTGCCACTACTTCGTCCACCGCGCCTTCCTGCGCGATGACACCCAGCTCCTGGACGACGTGCCGCGCATCCGCCACATCCCGGCCGTCATCGTCCAGGGCCGCTACGACATCCCCTGTCCCATCGAGAGCGCCTGGGCCCTGCACAAGGCCTGGCCCGAGGCGGAGCTGAAGATCATCCCGGACGCGGGGCACTCGGCGTACGAGCCGGGCACCACCCACGCGCTCGTCGAGGCCACGGACCGGTTCCGCGTGTAG
- a CDS encoding septal ring lytic transglycosylase RlpA family protein: MRRLFVGVCVGLGLLSGCAARATRGDEDTAERASATRGYLEEGLASYYADRYNGRATASGEKLDPKKYTAAHPKLPFGTCLRVVNMENNRSVEVRVNDRGPYVKGRVVDVSHVAAKKLELLDKGLARVRLYRCATRTSQLDVQLDVPNESRAG, from the coding sequence ATGCGGCGGTTGTTCGTGGGAGTGTGCGTGGGGTTGGGGCTGCTGTCGGGTTGTGCCGCGCGTGCCACCCGGGGCGACGAGGACACGGCGGAGCGCGCTTCCGCCACGCGGGGCTACCTGGAGGAGGGACTCGCCTCCTACTACGCCGATCGCTACAACGGCCGGGCCACCGCCAGCGGCGAGAAGCTGGATCCGAAGAAGTACACCGCCGCCCACCCGAAGCTGCCCTTCGGCACGTGCCTGCGGGTGGTGAACATGGAGAACAACCGCTCGGTGGAGGTGCGCGTCAACGATCGGGGCCCCTACGTGAAGGGCCGGGTGGTGGACGTGTCGCACGTCGCGGCGAAGAAGCTGGAGCTCCTGGACAAGGGGCTCGCCCGGGTGCGGCTCTACCGCTGCGCGACCCGCACCTCGCAGCTCGACGTGCAGCTCGACGTGCCCAACGAGTCGCGGGCGGGGTAG
- a CDS encoding CocE/NonD family hydrolase: MTVASRVFSRFLELPPADTHDVTAEHDLEVPMPDGVKLLADRYTPRGNSRLPTLLVRSPYGRRGFFGLMFGRLFAERGFQVLVQSVRGTFGSGGRFDPFRDERADGLATLEWMKRQEWFSGEFATLGPSYLGLVQWALARDAGLSLKAMVAHETASQFRGQTYAGGAFSLDTVLSWVHLVRTQEKTGLGAVLARLGAARKLKPLFRHLPLNEMDTLAVGERVPFFQDWLEHDAAGDPWWNPADFSGSVSEVTAPAHLIGGWYDIFLPWQVDDYAALRRAGRNPYLTIGPWTHVAPEGMAAAVRESLVWLKAHLKGERQLLREAPVRLFVMGANTWRDFSEWPPPGARPQRWHLQAGRGLSPATPGASEPDRYRYDPADPTPTVGGALLTKEAGPRDNQPLESRPDILTYTSAPLEKDLEVIGPVRAELFVRSSLAHTDFFARLCDVDASGRSLNVCDGLLRLVPGQPAPEPDGTLRVTIELWPTAHRFLAGHRLRLQVSSGAHPRFARNPGSGEPLATAKTLVPADQSVFHDPAHPSALVLPVMG, from the coding sequence ATGACCGTCGCCAGCCGCGTCTTCTCGCGCTTCCTCGAACTGCCTCCCGCGGATACCCACGACGTCACCGCCGAGCACGACCTCGAGGTGCCGATGCCCGATGGGGTCAAGCTGCTGGCGGACCGATACACGCCTCGCGGGAACAGCAGGCTTCCCACCCTCCTGGTGCGCTCGCCGTATGGCCGGCGGGGCTTCTTCGGGCTCATGTTCGGAAGGCTCTTCGCCGAGCGTGGCTTCCAGGTGCTCGTCCAGAGCGTGCGCGGCACCTTCGGCTCGGGAGGCCGGTTCGACCCGTTCCGCGACGAGCGGGCCGATGGGCTGGCGACGCTCGAGTGGATGAAGCGGCAGGAGTGGTTCTCCGGGGAGTTCGCCACCCTGGGGCCCAGCTACCTGGGCCTCGTGCAATGGGCGCTCGCGCGGGACGCGGGACTCTCCTTGAAGGCGATGGTGGCGCACGAGACCGCGTCCCAGTTCCGTGGCCAGACCTACGCGGGCGGTGCCTTCTCGCTCGATACCGTGCTGTCCTGGGTCCACCTCGTGCGCACCCAGGAGAAGACCGGACTGGGCGCCGTGCTCGCGCGGCTCGGCGCGGCCCGCAAGCTCAAGCCCCTCTTCCGGCACCTGCCCTTGAACGAGATGGACACACTCGCGGTCGGCGAGCGCGTTCCCTTCTTCCAGGACTGGCTCGAGCACGACGCGGCGGGCGACCCATGGTGGAATCCCGCGGACTTCAGCGGCTCGGTCTCCGAGGTCACCGCCCCCGCCCATCTGATTGGCGGCTGGTACGACATCTTCCTGCCCTGGCAGGTGGATGACTACGCCGCGCTCCGCCGGGCCGGACGCAACCCCTACCTGACCATCGGACCCTGGACCCACGTCGCGCCCGAGGGGATGGCGGCCGCCGTGCGCGAGTCCCTGGTGTGGCTCAAGGCCCACCTCAAGGGGGAGCGCCAGTTGTTGCGCGAGGCCCCCGTGCGCCTCTTCGTCATGGGCGCGAACACCTGGCGCGACTTCTCGGAGTGGCCCCCGCCGGGCGCCCGTCCGCAGCGCTGGCACCTGCAAGCCGGCCGGGGCCTGTCTCCCGCCACGCCCGGAGCCTCGGAGCCCGACCGCTACCGCTACGATCCGGCCGATCCGACTCCCACCGTGGGCGGTGCGCTCCTGACGAAGGAGGCGGGCCCCCGGGACAACCAGCCCCTGGAGTCCCGCCCCGACATCCTCACGTACACCAGCGCGCCCTTGGAGAAGGACCTCGAGGTCATCGGCCCCGTCCGAGCCGAGCTCTTCGTCCGCTCCAGCCTCGCCCACACCGACTTCTTCGCCCGCCTGTGCGACGTCGACGCCTCGGGCAGGTCCCTCAACGTCTGCGATGGACTGCTGCGCCTGGTTCCCGGCCAGCCCGCGCCCGAGCCCGATGGCACCCTGCGCGTCACCATCGAGCTGTGGCCCACCGCCCACCGCTTCCTCGCGGGCCACCGCCTCCGGCTCCAGGTGTCCAGCGGGGCCCACCCGCGCTTCGCCCGCAACCCCGGCAGCGGCGAGCCCCTCGCCACCGCGAAGACGCTCGTGCCCGCCGACCAGAGCGTCTTCCACGACCCCGCCCACCCCTCCGCCCTCGTGCTGCCCGTCATGGGCTGA
- the rseP gene encoding RIP metalloprotease RseP: MFQDTALFILLLGVLVTVHELGHFLVAKACGVKVIRFSIGFGPKLFAFTKGETEYQVALLPLGGYVKMAGDAPHEELAPEDAERGFLNAPPWKRALIVVAGPVFNLVFPILIYFFVFVGAHEATSTRVGFVDPAMPAAVAGIRPGDRITAVEGEPVRTFEDLRESFVGRFDRPVPVTIERDGQSTTLNVTPRKIVESNAVDSVERGQIGIQPIRKPAVLGVPAGSVAAQAGFKSFDRVLSVNGVNIPDEAALHEQLAKLQGPLEVTVQRVLPVEVGAVTGGVPSLTTVKVERQPGGDGFSALGAEPSDMYVSAVFPGSVAEKAGLRAGDRLESFNGEPLRSFNVLAGELSTLKEKSFTLSWRSAEDGQVHTQQLAQVMRTSTDELGQESSRLELGVRPWMPSSAELLPVDTVVVTLGVGEALREAVVVVPKIVGQMVKVIGGLVSGQVSTKTLGGPVMMYQLASKSAEQGWDSFLHLMAIISINLGVMNLLPIPILDGFHLLSAFWEAIRRRPIPVRVREMANVVGLILLVALMGMAFFNDITR; encoded by the coding sequence ATGTTTCAAGATACCGCCCTGTTCATCCTGCTGCTCGGCGTGCTCGTCACCGTCCACGAGCTGGGTCACTTCCTGGTGGCCAAGGCCTGTGGGGTGAAGGTCATCCGCTTCTCCATCGGCTTCGGGCCCAAGCTGTTCGCCTTCACCAAGGGGGAGACGGAGTACCAGGTGGCGCTCCTGCCCCTGGGCGGCTACGTGAAGATGGCCGGCGACGCGCCCCACGAGGAACTGGCGCCCGAGGACGCCGAGCGGGGCTTCCTCAACGCTCCGCCGTGGAAGCGCGCGCTCATCGTGGTGGCCGGGCCGGTCTTCAACCTCGTCTTCCCCATCCTCATCTACTTCTTCGTGTTCGTGGGCGCGCACGAGGCCACCTCCACCCGCGTGGGCTTCGTGGATCCGGCCATGCCCGCGGCCGTCGCCGGCATCCGCCCGGGTGACCGCATCACCGCGGTGGAGGGCGAGCCGGTGCGCACCTTCGAGGACCTGCGCGAGTCCTTCGTCGGCCGCTTCGATCGTCCCGTGCCCGTCACCATCGAGCGCGATGGTCAGTCGACGACGCTCAACGTGACGCCGCGGAAGATCGTCGAGTCCAATGCCGTCGACTCGGTGGAGCGGGGCCAGATTGGCATCCAGCCCATCCGCAAGCCCGCGGTGCTGGGCGTGCCCGCGGGCTCGGTCGCCGCCCAGGCGGGATTCAAGAGCTTCGACCGTGTCCTGTCCGTCAACGGGGTGAACATCCCGGACGAGGCGGCGCTCCATGAGCAGCTGGCGAAGCTGCAGGGGCCGCTCGAGGTCACCGTGCAGCGCGTGCTGCCGGTGGAGGTGGGCGCGGTGACGGGCGGCGTGCCCTCGCTCACCACGGTGAAGGTGGAGCGGCAGCCGGGTGGAGATGGTTTCTCCGCCCTGGGCGCCGAGCCCTCGGACATGTACGTGTCGGCCGTGTTCCCCGGCAGCGTGGCGGAGAAGGCCGGCCTGCGCGCGGGAGACCGGCTGGAGAGCTTCAACGGCGAGCCGCTGCGCTCCTTCAACGTCCTGGCCGGAGAGCTGAGCACCCTCAAGGAGAAGTCCTTCACGCTCTCCTGGCGCTCGGCCGAGGACGGGCAGGTGCACACCCAGCAGCTCGCCCAGGTGATGCGCACCAGCACGGACGAGCTGGGCCAGGAGTCCTCGCGGCTGGAGCTGGGCGTGCGGCCCTGGATGCCCTCCTCGGCGGAGCTGCTGCCAGTGGACACGGTGGTGGTGACGCTCGGCGTGGGCGAGGCGCTGCGCGAGGCCGTCGTCGTGGTGCCGAAGATCGTCGGTCAGATGGTGAAGGTCATCGGCGGGCTCGTCAGCGGCCAGGTGTCGACGAAGACGCTCGGCGGCCCGGTGATGATGTACCAGCTGGCCTCCAAGAGCGCGGAGCAGGGCTGGGACAGCTTCCTGCACCTCATGGCCATCATCTCCATCAACCTCGGGGTGATGAACCTGCTGCCCATTCCCATCCTCGACGGCTTCCACCTGCTGTCGGCGTTCTGGGAGGCCATCCGCCGCCGCCCCATTCCGGTGCGCGTGCGCGAGATGGCCAACGTGGTCGGCCTCATCCTGCTCGTGGCGCTCATGGGCATGGCCTTCTTCAACGACATCACCCGGTAG
- a CDS encoding phosphatidate cytidylyltransferase, with amino-acid sequence MNEKNKNLVLRAVSALSLLPVVVFLLYMGGLYTTLLLGVASAICVSEYYLITQKELSPAAWVGIVLAGALPFLALRHPERTGEGAFWVLAFFLIFAFTYHLIRGPLQDAPTRVAHLVTGFLYGSVGLTAMCALRQMPEGLMWVIAALVITWANDTVAYFAGRFLGRHKLYPAVSPNKTWEGFAGGLVGSVVGMFITRAGFFPLLTVTDCVFLGICGGILGPIGDLCESMLKRAYGVKDSGRAMPGHGGILDRIDALVFNAPLVFVYVTFLRGVLP; translated from the coding sequence GTGAACGAGAAGAACAAGAATCTCGTCCTCCGGGCGGTGTCGGCGCTGTCGTTGCTGCCGGTCGTCGTCTTCCTGCTCTACATGGGTGGCCTGTACACCACGCTGCTGTTGGGCGTGGCCTCGGCCATCTGTGTCAGCGAGTACTACCTCATCACCCAGAAGGAGCTGTCGCCCGCGGCCTGGGTGGGCATCGTGCTCGCCGGGGCGCTGCCCTTCCTGGCCCTGCGGCATCCCGAGCGCACGGGAGAGGGGGCCTTCTGGGTCCTGGCCTTCTTCCTCATCTTCGCCTTCACCTACCACCTCATCCGGGGCCCCTTGCAGGATGCGCCCACGCGGGTGGCCCACCTGGTGACGGGCTTCCTGTACGGCTCGGTGGGGCTGACGGCCATGTGCGCCCTGCGCCAGATGCCGGAAGGCCTGATGTGGGTCATCGCCGCGCTCGTCATCACCTGGGCCAATGACACCGTCGCCTATTTCGCCGGGCGGTTCCTGGGCCGCCACAAGCTCTACCCGGCGGTGAGCCCCAACAAGACCTGGGAGGGCTTCGCGGGAGGGCTGGTGGGCTCGGTGGTCGGCATGTTCATCACCCGAGCCGGTTTCTTCCCGCTGCTCACGGTGACGGACTGTGTGTTCCTGGGCATTTGCGGCGGCATCCTCGGGCCCATCGGGGACCTGTGCGAGTCCATGCTCAAGCGCGCCTATGGGGTGAAGGACTCGGGCCGCGCCATGCCGGGGCACGGGGGCATCCTGGACCGGATCGACGCGCTCGTCTTCAACGCGCCCCTGGTCTTCGTCTACGTCACCTTCCTGCGTGGAGTTCTGCCGTAG
- a CDS encoding MXAN_2562 family outer membrane beta-barrel protein, which yields MARAVAFGVAVLLAALPGQAQVYSDAPTQSPRGGSVELRLGSYRPQIDGEEGVSGGPFTDIYGEGRWWLFELELQRFFYQGIGTAGLSLSVGYAEKFGYALTKDKQTPSSERTSFHVVPLHLRGVYRFDYPAFQWGFPLIPYVKPGLVFVPWWATKGGKLDEAPATEGSEGSEGTPARKGRGVRFGWEVAVGLSFMLDVLEPRFARDFDSDLGINHSYIFAEYTYSKVNSFGQPGLNLSDSYWMFGLALDY from the coding sequence ATGGCTCGAGCAGTAGCCTTCGGTGTCGCGGTGCTCCTCGCCGCGCTCCCCGGCCAGGCCCAGGTGTATTCCGACGCGCCCACCCAGTCGCCTCGTGGGGGATCCGTGGAGTTGCGGCTCGGCAGCTACCGCCCGCAGATCGACGGGGAGGAGGGGGTGAGCGGCGGTCCCTTCACGGATATCTATGGTGAGGGGCGCTGGTGGCTCTTCGAATTGGAGTTGCAACGCTTCTTCTACCAGGGCATCGGCACGGCGGGGCTGAGCCTGTCGGTGGGCTACGCGGAGAAGTTCGGCTACGCCCTGACCAAGGACAAACAAACTCCGAGCTCGGAGCGGACGAGCTTCCACGTGGTGCCCCTGCACCTGCGGGGCGTCTACCGGTTCGACTATCCGGCGTTCCAGTGGGGCTTCCCGTTGATTCCCTACGTCAAGCCAGGGCTCGTCTTCGTCCCGTGGTGGGCCACCAAGGGCGGCAAGCTCGACGAGGCGCCCGCGACGGAGGGGTCGGAGGGGAGCGAGGGAACGCCCGCGCGCAAGGGCCGCGGTGTCCGGTTTGGCTGGGAAGTGGCCGTCGGTCTGTCCTTCATGCTCGACGTGCTGGAGCCGCGCTTCGCGCGCGACTTCGACTCGGACCTGGGCATCAACCACAGCTATATCTTCGCTGAGTACACGTACTCGAAAGTGAACAGCTTTGGTCAGCCGGGTTTGAACTTGTCGGACTCCTACTGGATGTTCGGTCTGGCACTGGATTACTAG
- the tsaB gene encoding tRNA (adenosine(37)-N6)-threonylcarbamoyltransferase complex dimerization subunit type 1 TsaB: MFLALDSSTLTLSLALVEREGEALRVLEHLVVAPPRKQSEALPGVVGEVLARHGVTLGALEGLVIGLGPGSFTGLRIGLSCVKGLAYAARLKVAGASSLAAVALEGPEGPPLFALAVARKDDLYLGPYRRTGLGVEALGPEEAMSPEEVAQRMAAEPEALALGPALPEYRAALERLGVAPSRLLDAPTFPSAVALAHLARLPEAQSLEALFALEPHYVRASAPELNPKFPPLPGPAPTARLKED; this comes from the coding sequence ATGTTCCTCGCGCTCGACTCTTCCACCCTCACGTTGTCCCTGGCCCTGGTGGAGCGGGAGGGCGAGGCGCTTCGCGTCCTCGAACACCTGGTGGTGGCGCCGCCGCGCAAGCAGAGCGAGGCGCTCCCCGGTGTCGTGGGGGAAGTGCTCGCCCGTCATGGGGTGACGCTCGGCGCGCTGGAGGGGCTGGTGATTGGCCTCGGGCCGGGCTCCTTCACGGGGCTGCGCATTGGCCTGTCGTGCGTGAAGGGGCTCGCGTACGCGGCGCGGCTCAAGGTGGCCGGGGCCTCGTCGCTGGCGGCCGTGGCGCTGGAGGGGCCCGAGGGGCCGCCGCTCTTCGCCCTCGCGGTGGCGCGCAAGGACGACCTCTACCTGGGGCCCTACCGGCGCACGGGCCTGGGCGTGGAGGCCCTGGGCCCCGAGGAGGCCATGAGTCCCGAGGAGGTCGCCCAGCGCATGGCCGCCGAGCCCGAGGCGCTCGCCCTGGGACCCGCGCTGCCCGAGTACCGCGCGGCCCTGGAGCGCCTGGGCGTGGCCCCGTCGCGGCTGCTCGATGCGCCCACGTTCCCCTCGGCGGTGGCGCTCGCGCACCTGGCGCGGCTGCCCGAGGCGCAGTCGCTGGAGGCGCTCTTCGCGCTGGAGCCGCACTACGTCCGTGCCTCCGCGCCCGAGCTCAACCCCAAGTTCCCTCCGCTGCCCGGACCCGCGCCCACCGCGCGCCTCAAGGAAGACTGA
- a CDS encoding MXAN_2561 family MXYO-CTERM-anchored protein encodes MRTFLLTTALLLSSAASAQVKFTFGTANNETLSFGKADCSNPVTVTWTRTIQPCDRLTLWITTTGSCQGAAADTSKGDVALDEISLSTFQAATQGTFNLDRSRLPFVTSDGGAACGSLNEEKTFSLCGATKQTDNFYGCNSTVVNATAARITYDGKPPSAPTLSATSGMDGAASITVNAPSDATRGVVRILLNGEEFRKVEWSLGKGALLVENLENDVTYEADATVFDAAGNESERSSPVQVIPTKTYGFMEHYGDSGGQEVGCGAVGGGVAGGAMLAVLGFWLFSRRNRSWLEQ; translated from the coding sequence ATGCGTACCTTCCTCCTCACGACCGCGTTGCTTCTGTCCTCCGCGGCTTCGGCTCAGGTGAAGTTCACGTTCGGCACCGCCAACAACGAGACGTTGAGCTTTGGCAAGGCCGACTGCTCGAATCCCGTGACCGTCACCTGGACGCGGACCATCCAGCCCTGCGACAGGCTCACCCTGTGGATCACCACGACGGGCTCGTGCCAGGGCGCAGCGGCCGACACCTCGAAGGGAGATGTCGCGCTGGACGAGATCTCCCTGTCGACCTTTCAGGCCGCGACCCAGGGCACCTTCAATCTCGATCGCTCGCGGCTGCCCTTCGTCACGTCGGATGGCGGGGCGGCATGTGGCAGCCTCAATGAGGAGAAGACGTTCTCGCTGTGCGGAGCCACCAAACAGACCGACAACTTCTATGGCTGCAACTCCACGGTGGTGAACGCCACGGCGGCCCGGATCACCTACGATGGCAAGCCGCCCTCCGCGCCCACGCTCTCCGCGACGAGCGGCATGGACGGCGCCGCGAGCATCACCGTGAATGCCCCGTCGGATGCCACGCGCGGGGTGGTGAGGATCCTGCTCAACGGAGAGGAGTTCCGGAAGGTCGAGTGGTCGCTGGGAAAGGGGGCCCTCCTGGTGGAGAACCTGGAGAATGACGTCACCTACGAGGCCGACGCCACCGTCTTCGACGCCGCGGGCAACGAGAGCGAGCGGAGCTCGCCCGTGCAGGTCATCCCCACCAAGACGTATGGCTTCATGGAGCACTACGGCGATTCGGGTGGGCAGGAGGTGGGCTGTGGGGCGGTGGGGGGTGGGGTCGCGGGTGGCGCGATGCTGGCCGTTCTGGGTTTCTGGTTGTTCTCAAGGAGAAATCGTTCATGGCTCGAGCAGTAG
- a CDS encoding isoprenyl transferase, translating into MERPASPPSLTALERLVQERPLPRHVGIIMDGNGRWAEMRGLPRMEGHREGSTSVREVTRCARRVGLQALTLYAFSSQNWARPAEEVAALMDLLREYLESEREEILQNGIRLNAIGEVDKLPRFVKEPLDRLRAESAKNTGMVLTLALSYGGREELLQAARRMAEAASRGELAPENLDSETFESYLWTHDLPAVDLVVRTSGEQRMSNFLLWQMAYAELCFSDVLWPDFRTEAFLRCLAQFQQRERRFGLTSAQVKREDSQRAKA; encoded by the coding sequence ATGGAACGCCCTGCCTCACCCCCTTCTCTGACAGCCCTCGAGCGACTCGTGCAGGAGCGCCCTCTGCCGCGCCATGTGGGTATCATCATGGATGGCAACGGCCGATGGGCGGAGATGCGTGGCCTGCCGCGAATGGAGGGCCACCGCGAGGGCTCCACCAGCGTGCGCGAGGTGACCCGCTGTGCCCGCCGCGTGGGGCTCCAGGCCCTCACCCTCTACGCCTTCTCCTCCCAGAACTGGGCCCGCCCGGCCGAGGAGGTGGCCGCGCTGATGGACTTGCTGCGCGAGTACCTCGAGAGCGAGCGGGAGGAGATCCTGCAGAACGGCATCCGCCTCAACGCCATTGGCGAGGTGGACAAGCTGCCGCGCTTCGTGAAGGAGCCGTTGGACAGGCTGCGCGCGGAGTCGGCGAAGAACACGGGCATGGTGCTCACGCTGGCGCTTTCCTACGGAGGGCGCGAGGAGCTCTTGCAGGCGGCGCGCCGGATGGCCGAGGCCGCCAGCCGGGGCGAGCTGGCGCCCGAGAACCTGGACAGCGAGACCTTCGAGTCCTATCTCTGGACGCACGATCTGCCCGCGGTGGATCTCGTGGTGCGCACCAGTGGCGAGCAGCGCATGTCCAACTTCCTCCTCTGGCAGATGGCGTACGCGGAGCTGTGTTTCAGCGACGTGCTGTGGCCAGACTTCCGGACCGAGGCCTTCCTGCGGTGTCTGGCGCAGTTCCAGCAGCGCGAACGGCGCTTCGGTCTCACCTCCGCGCAAGTCAAGCGAGAGGACTCCCAGCGGGCCAAGGCGTGA